One window from the genome of Pedobacter schmidteae encodes:
- a CDS encoding polyketide synthase, translated as MSYKDSIVHLFLQQVKKTPDTPAIVFENTQLSYGQLNTLSDQLANYLKSLGIKKESLVPISMRNPMDMVTGILGILKAGAAYVPVDPEFPVDRIRFMIQDTAAEIVISDTESTDFLAAAEGKKVISSQRQWEELKNSSDEPLADIEVNGTNLAYIIYTSGSTGMPKGVLIEHHCLTDYIDGLCSKLPINNCHNFAIGATLATDLGNTALYAALTTGAAIHLFSKQSFNDIEYIHNYFIRHAIDCLKIVPSHWKSLSASEKELLPEKLLIFGGEALHKTTIQSILADKTHSCQIVNHYGPTETTIGKLLHVVNPASEYPPTIPIGKPFSADTVVYLLDENHNQVAEGTTGEIYIGGSGVARGYLNRPELTAERFISNPFNDNGAPRLYRTGDLACRLTDGNISYLGRIDDQVKIRGYRIELGEIESALQKAPGVQQAVVLAKENTLGDKRLIGYVVCPEHYDKQQISAYLEKKLPAYMVPQLLMKLNELPFTLNGKVDKKALPNPDASSLLTNTYYAPDYEIESNIAGIWKALLGVERVGIEDNFFELGGNSLLAQKAVTLLKDRYDLNLPVTKLYQFPRVKELAAFLDGRKINTKAKKTNQIKHHHPDVAIIGMSGRFPGANSIDALWDVLKEGKETTRFFSDDELDKSIPDALRNNPNYVKARGIIDQAAEFDPAFFGITPKLAELMDPQQRIFLEIAWEALEKAGYAGIRHNHTIGVFAGVRHNTYYAFNVLPNVEKIENVGRFQVVTLNDKDYVATRTAYALDLKGPAVNVQSACSTSLLAVAQAVQSIRNGQCDMALAGGATINAPVNIGHLYEEGAMLSNDGHCRPFDAGAEGTVFSDGAGVVLLKRKEDAIKDGDFIYAVIKGVGISNDGGGKGSFTAPSAEGQAAAITMAIEDADVAPADISYVEAHGTATPLGDPIEIEGLNLAFGQQSKKQYCAIGSVKSNFGHLTCAAGVTGLIKTSLSLFYKQIPASINYSKPNPNIDFSNSPFAVNTELKDWETSDKRIAGISSFGVGGTNVHLILEGYENIAQEKSLPRPIQLYTWSAKNETSVNSFGTNLANVVNDLSETELPDIAYTLNTARQRFNFRKFAVASGKEELIKQLNNPVSQSPSTANIREFVFMFPGQGSQFPDMGKALYLHEPVFKAAMDECNELLQQHLHENLLAIIYPAELNTEAEERLKNTKYSQPALFMVGYALSRLWMSWGIYPSAFIGHSIGEFVAAHFAGVFNLPDALKIIATRGQLMSQLPGGSMLSVRVHIDKLLPLLPSNVSIAAINAPELIVLAGNFEAIADFSKMLEQKEIPNRLLHTSHAFHSYMMDDVVAPFKACFNDISINAPGVPVYSTVTGKMLTPEEATDAQYWANHLRSTVLFGEAASLLLEEHPEKAFLEMGPGNATTTFIRQQAAGKNRLVLTTLELPKNTESAYYAILKSIGQLWQSGFDFDWSLFYQGEKRVILNYLPTYSFNRSTYWVDPISRPEILIHSTTNSNGLPTMEVQQPNIPMRKESLIHQIKDILENTSGIEMQDVSEQASFIEIGLDSLLLTQIALTLKKNFNLPITFRQLNEEYNNLDTLADYLDKQLPKELKPKTIEQEAAGQLSNHVPLLNNNSHTPASANHTALDLIGQQLQLLAQQVALLQNGSAPATTVQHASSVHIVSQDRSAPDMTTEEMLEIKKPFGASPRIEKQSVALTTEQQKYLEELTKKYTDKTQSSKLYTQKNRGHMADPRVVSGFKPATKELVYSIVINRSKGSRFWDLDGNEYIDALNGFGSNMLGYQPDVIKKALLDQIEKGYEIGPQHELAGEVSKLICEFTDFDRSALCNTGSEAVLGAMRIARTVTGRSLIVAFTGSYHGIVDEVIVRGSKKLKSFPAAPGIMPEAVQNMLILDYGTAESMRIIKERANELAAVLVEPVQSRRPEFQPVEFLKELREVTEHSGTALIFDEVISGFRFHPGGTQAIFGIKADLGTYGKVAGAGISIGIIAGKRKFMDALDGGFWQYGDDSIPEIGVTYFAGTFVRHPLALATAKASLNYMKEQGPGLQLDLNNKTKYIADTLNATCKRLKVPMYIAQFGSLWRVKFKEEYPYSELFFTLMRYKGIHILEGFSCFLTTAHTQADIEQIIKTFEESLTELKAVEFIPEYQEQVDFNTPPLPNARLGKDIDGNPAWFIADDKNPGKYFQVN; from the coding sequence ATGTCTTATAAAGATTCAATTGTCCATTTATTCCTCCAACAGGTAAAAAAAACACCAGATACCCCAGCAATTGTTTTTGAAAATACGCAGCTCAGTTACGGACAATTAAATACATTATCTGATCAGCTCGCTAATTACTTAAAATCGTTGGGTATAAAAAAGGAATCACTTGTTCCTATTAGCATGCGCAACCCAATGGATATGGTAACAGGAATATTAGGAATTCTAAAAGCAGGTGCCGCTTATGTACCTGTAGATCCCGAGTTTCCAGTCGACCGCATTCGTTTTATGATTCAGGATACTGCTGCCGAAATTGTTATATCCGACACCGAATCCACAGATTTTTTGGCGGCAGCTGAAGGAAAAAAAGTTATATCGTCGCAGCGGCAATGGGAAGAACTAAAGAATAGTTCGGATGAGCCTTTAGCTGATATTGAGGTAAATGGTACAAATCTGGCCTATATCATTTATACTTCCGGTTCGACCGGAATGCCGAAAGGTGTATTAATTGAGCACCACTGTCTGACAGACTATATTGATGGTTTATGTAGCAAATTACCCATAAACAATTGTCATAATTTTGCTATTGGTGCAACACTGGCAACCGATTTAGGGAACACAGCTTTATATGCAGCGCTTACTACAGGTGCCGCTATACATTTATTTAGTAAACAGTCTTTTAACGATATTGAATATATACATAATTATTTTATCCGGCATGCTATCGACTGTTTAAAGATAGTCCCTTCGCACTGGAAATCATTGTCTGCTTCGGAAAAGGAATTATTGCCAGAAAAACTGTTAATTTTTGGTGGTGAAGCTTTGCATAAAACCACCATTCAGTCCATTCTTGCCGATAAGACACATTCCTGCCAGATTGTTAATCATTACGGCCCTACTGAAACTACCATAGGAAAATTACTTCATGTGGTAAATCCTGCGTCTGAATATCCACCAACCATCCCTATTGGTAAGCCCTTTTCTGCTGATACTGTTGTCTATTTATTGGATGAAAACCACAATCAGGTTGCCGAAGGTACTACCGGAGAAATATATATAGGCGGATCTGGTGTAGCCAGGGGTTATTTAAACCGCCCTGAACTTACCGCAGAACGATTCATATCCAACCCATTTAATGACAATGGAGCACCGCGCTTATACCGGACGGGGGATTTGGCTTGCAGACTAACAGATGGAAATATCTCCTATCTGGGCAGAATTGACGATCAGGTAAAAATAAGGGGCTATAGGATTGAATTGGGCGAAATTGAAAGTGCTTTGCAAAAAGCTCCTGGCGTGCAACAGGCGGTAGTTTTGGCCAAAGAAAACACATTGGGCGACAAACGGCTGATTGGGTATGTGGTTTGTCCGGAGCATTATGATAAACAACAGATATCGGCTTACCTGGAAAAAAAATTGCCTGCATATATGGTTCCGCAATTGCTGATGAAGCTGAATGAACTGCCTTTTACCTTAAATGGCAAAGTTGATAAAAAAGCTTTACCCAATCCGGATGCTTCTTCCCTGCTTACCAATACCTATTATGCACCCGACTATGAAATTGAATCGAATATCGCTGGTATATGGAAAGCGCTTCTGGGCGTGGAAAGAGTGGGCATTGAGGACAACTTTTTTGAACTTGGAGGAAACTCACTGCTTGCACAGAAAGCGGTTACACTTTTGAAAGATCGTTATGATTTAAATCTGCCTGTTACCAAACTTTATCAGTTTCCCAGGGTGAAGGAACTGGCGGCTTTTCTGGACGGGAGAAAAATCAATACCAAAGCAAAAAAAACAAATCAGATCAAACATCATCATCCTGATGTAGCAATTATAGGTATGTCGGGTCGGTTTCCGGGAGCCAATTCCATAGATGCATTATGGGATGTTTTAAAGGAAGGCAAAGAGACTACCCGCTTTTTTAGTGATGATGAGCTGGATAAAAGTATTCCTGATGCATTGAGAAATAATCCGAACTATGTAAAAGCAAGAGGGATTATTGATCAGGCAGCTGAATTTGATCCGGCTTTTTTCGGCATTACACCAAAGCTGGCCGAACTAATGGATCCGCAGCAAAGGATATTTTTAGAAATTGCCTGGGAGGCACTTGAAAAAGCCGGCTATGCGGGTATCAGACACAACCATACTATTGGCGTATTTGCCGGAGTACGTCACAATACCTATTACGCATTTAATGTGCTGCCGAACGTTGAGAAAATAGAAAATGTGGGACGTTTTCAGGTAGTAACACTTAATGATAAAGATTATGTAGCCACCAGAACGGCCTATGCATTAGACCTCAAAGGCCCTGCTGTAAATGTACAATCGGCATGTTCTACCTCGCTTCTTGCTGTTGCACAGGCTGTTCAAAGCATTAGAAATGGCCAATGCGATATGGCCCTTGCTGGTGGGGCAACCATTAATGCCCCTGTAAATATTGGTCATCTTTACGAAGAGGGTGCTATGCTAAGCAATGATGGCCACTGTAGGCCATTTGATGCAGGAGCCGAGGGAACTGTATTTAGTGATGGTGCCGGTGTTGTGCTTTTAAAACGCAAAGAAGATGCTATTAAAGATGGCGACTTTATCTATGCAGTTATAAAGGGAGTAGGGATAAGTAATGACGGAGGAGGTAAAGGAAGTTTTACGGCTCCAAGTGCCGAAGGGCAGGCAGCTGCAATTACAATGGCTATTGAAGATGCAGATGTTGCTCCTGCCGACATTAGCTATGTAGAGGCTCATGGTACCGCTACCCCACTTGGCGATCCCATAGAAATTGAAGGATTAAACCTTGCCTTTGGCCAACAATCTAAAAAACAATATTGTGCTATAGGTTCGGTTAAGAGCAATTTTGGTCACCTCACCTGTGCCGCAGGCGTAACAGGCTTAATAAAAACCAGCCTATCATTGTTTTACAAACAAATTCCTGCATCCATTAATTATAGCAAACCAAATCCTAATATAGATTTTTCAAACAGTCCTTTCGCGGTCAATACAGAGTTGAAAGACTGGGAAACATCGGATAAAAGAATTGCCGGCATAAGTTCTTTTGGTGTTGGCGGTACCAATGTGCACCTTATTTTGGAAGGTTATGAAAATATAGCTCAAGAAAAATCATTGCCCAGACCAATACAACTTTATACCTGGTCGGCAAAAAATGAAACAAGTGTCAATAGCTTTGGCACCAACCTGGCGAATGTAGTAAATGATTTATCTGAAACCGAGCTTCCTGATATTGCATATACGCTGAACACCGCAAGGCAACGGTTCAATTTCCGAAAATTTGCAGTTGCATCAGGAAAAGAAGAACTGATAAAACAATTAAACAATCCTGTTTCACAGTCGCCTTCAACAGCAAACATACGTGAGTTTGTATTTATGTTTCCAGGCCAGGGCTCTCAATTTCCAGATATGGGAAAAGCCTTATACCTGCACGAGCCAGTTTTTAAAGCTGCAATGGACGAATGTAATGAATTGCTGCAGCAACATCTTCATGAAAATCTGCTGGCCATTATTTATCCTGCCGAACTGAATACGGAAGCTGAAGAACGATTAAAAAACACCAAATATAGTCAACCAGCCTTATTTATGGTTGGATATGCACTCAGCAGATTATGGATGAGTTGGGGAATTTATCCTTCAGCTTTTATTGGTCATAGCATTGGCGAATTTGTTGCAGCGCATTTTGCCGGAGTCTTTAACCTACCAGATGCCTTGAAAATTATTGCAACACGTGGACAGCTGATGAGCCAGTTACCTGGCGGCAGCATGCTTTCGGTTCGCGTGCATATAGATAAACTGCTCCCTCTGCTCCCATCAAATGTATCCATAGCAGCTATTAACGCTCCTGAACTGATCGTATTGGCAGGTAATTTTGAAGCTATAGCTGATTTTAGCAAAATGCTGGAACAGAAAGAAATTCCGAATCGATTATTGCATACCAGTCATGCTTTCCATTCTTATATGATGGATGATGTAGTAGCTCCATTTAAAGCTTGCTTTAACGATATTAGTATAAATGCACCTGGTGTTCCGGTTTATTCGACTGTTACAGGCAAAATGCTGACACCAGAAGAAGCTACTGATGCACAATATTGGGCCAATCATTTAAGATCGACGGTTCTTTTTGGTGAAGCTGCTTCCCTTCTGCTGGAGGAACATCCTGAAAAGGCTTTTCTTGAAATGGGCCCGGGTAATGCCACAACTACCTTTATCAGGCAACAAGCAGCGGGAAAGAACAGACTGGTTTTGACCACACTCGAACTACCTAAAAATACGGAGTCGGCTTACTATGCGATATTAAAATCAATTGGTCAGTTGTGGCAAAGTGGATTTGACTTTGACTGGTCATTATTCTATCAGGGAGAAAAGAGAGTTATATTAAATTACCTGCCAACGTATTCTTTTAACAGGTCGACTTACTGGGTAGATCCGATCAGTAGACCTGAAATTTTAATCCATAGCACCACCAATAGTAATGGCCTTCCAACAATGGAGGTACAACAACCAAATATTCCAATGAGAAAAGAGTCTTTAATTCATCAGATAAAAGATATCCTTGAAAATACCTCGGGTATTGAAATGCAGGATGTTTCCGAACAGGCAAGTTTTATAGAGATCGGGCTAGACTCGCTTTTGCTTACCCAAATTGCCCTGACCTTAAAGAAAAACTTCAATTTACCAATCACATTCAGACAACTCAATGAAGAGTATAACAATTTAGACACGCTAGCGGATTATCTGGATAAACAGTTGCCTAAGGAATTGAAACCAAAGACAATTGAACAGGAAGCCGCCGGACAACTGTCAAACCATGTGCCTTTATTAAATAACAACAGCCACACACCAGCAAGTGCAAACCATACTGCCCTGGATTTAATTGGGCAGCAATTACAACTACTGGCGCAACAGGTAGCACTATTGCAAAATGGCTCAGCTCCGGCAACAACAGTTCAACATGCTTCATCTGTACATATAGTTAGTCAGGATCGCAGTGCTCCGGATATGACTACCGAAGAAATGCTGGAAATTAAAAAACCTTTTGGTGCCAGCCCACGTATAGAAAAACAATCCGTAGCGTTGACTACTGAACAACAGAAATATCTGGAAGAACTGACAAAGAAATACACCGATAAAACACAATCGAGCAAGCTTTATACGCAGAAAAACAGAGGACATATGGCCGATCCGAGAGTCGTATCCGGTTTTAAACCTGCTACCAAAGAATTGGTTTATTCTATTGTAATCAACAGATCAAAAGGAAGCCGTTTCTGGGATTTAGATGGAAATGAATATATTGATGCCTTAAATGGCTTTGGATCTAATATGCTGGGTTACCAACCAGATGTCATCAAAAAGGCATTACTGGATCAGATAGAGAAAGGATATGAGATTGGTCCTCAGCACGAACTTGCGGGCGAAGTAAGTAAACTGATTTGTGAATTTACTGATTTCGACCGATCTGCATTATGTAATACCGGATCGGAAGCTGTGTTAGGAGCTATGCGGATTGCGCGGACAGTTACAGGACGCTCATTGATTGTAGCGTTTACCGGCTCTTATCATGGAATAGTAGATGAAGTGATTGTAAGAGGCAGTAAAAAGCTTAAATCTTTTCCGGCGGCCCCAGGTATTATGCCTGAAGCGGTACAAAACATGTTGATCCTTGATTATGGAACGGCAGAATCCATGCGTATCATTAAGGAACGTGCAAATGAACTTGCCGCTGTATTGGTAGAACCTGTACAAAGCCGCAGGCCGGAATTCCAACCCGTTGAATTTCTAAAAGAGCTTAGGGAAGTTACCGAACACTCGGGTACAGCTCTGATTTTTGATGAAGTAATTTCAGGTTTCCGCTTTCATCCAGGGGGAACCCAGGCTATCTTTGGTATAAAAGCAGACCTGGGAACTTACGGCAAGGTAGCAGGTGCCGGAATTTCAATTGGAATTATAGCAGGTAAACGGAAATTTATGGATGCTTTGGACGGGGGATTCTGGCAATACGGTGATGATTCCATTCCGGAAATTGGCGTAACCTATTTTGCAGGTACATTTGTACGACATCCGCTTGCCCTGGCTACAGCAAAAGCTTCGCTAAATTACATGAAGGAACAGGGACCGGGATTGCAATTGGATTTGAATAATAAAACCAAATATATTGCGGATACACTAAATGCAACCTGCAAAAGATTAAAGGTACCTATGTATATTGCTCAGTTCGGATCTTTATGGCGGGTAAAATTTAAAGAAGAATATCCATATAGCGAGTTGTTTTTTACCCTGATGAGATATAAGGGTATCCATATCCTTGAAGGCTTTTCGTGTTTTCTAACAACAGCCCATACGCAAGCTGATATTGAACAAATTATAAAAACATTTGAGGAAAGTCTAACAGAGCTAAAAGCTGTAGAGTTTATCCCCGAATATCAGGAACAGGTAGATTTCAATACCCCACCTTTGCCCAATGCCCGTCTTGGAAAAGATATAGATGGCAACCCAGCCTGGTTTATTGCAGATGATAAAAACCCTGGAAAGTACTTTCAAGTAAATTAG